The Mangrovivirga cuniculi genomic sequence GTTTATGACTTCTCTGGATGATCCTTCAGAGGTTATCTATTCTCCTGCCGGTCATTTCATGGCCCCCCAGGGAGAGGAAAGAGTTGGCGATGTTTCCAATGTCCTATTTACTAATGGATGGATAGTGAAAAATGGAGAAGTCTATATCTATTACGCTTCCTCAGACACAAGAATGCATGTTGCAACCAGCACAGTTGAGAGATTAATTGATTATTGCAAAAATACACCTGCTGATGGATTGACTTCTTATGCTTCAGTTAAAACACGTAATAATTTGATTAAAAAGAATTTAGAATATATGAAGAATGCAAAGCTTAGATAAGAAACATATAATAGGAAAATTACCAGTTTCCGAAAAAGTAGCTTACGGACTTGGTGATTTTGCATCTTCTATGTTCTGGAAGTTGTTTTCGATGTATATGCTGTTTTTTTATACTGATGTGTTTGGAATCTCAGCAGCTGCGGTGGGAACTATGTTTTTGGTAACCAGGATATGGGATGCAGCCAATGATCCGATCATGGGTGTTATTAGTGATCGTACAACAACAAGATGGGGCAAGTTCAGACCCTATCTTCTTTGGGTGGCAGTACCATTCGGATTGATAGGTGTTTTGACTTTTACAACTCCAGAGCTGAATGAATCAGGAAAGCTGGTTTATGCATATGTTACTTATACTTTAATGATGATGGTGTATACTGCCATTAATGTGCCATATGGTTCTTTAATGGGAGTGATGTCTAATGATGGAGACCAGCGAACATCGCTGGCTTCATGGAGATTTATCGGTGCTTTTTCAGGAGGATTGTTTGTTACCGCCACGGCAAACTCATTGATTGAATATTTCAGTAAAGGTAGCAGTGAAGCAGATGGCTTTCATGTTACTATTACAATATATGCAATCGTGGCGGTTGTGCTTTTTATATTAGTATTCCTTGGTACAAGAGAACGTGTAATTCCCGAACAGGAAAAGTCCGGAACGCTTAAGGATGATGTAAAGGATCTTTGGAAAAATAAACCCTGGTTTATCATGCTGGGAGCTAATATTTCAACACTCATTTTTATTTCGATGCGTGATGGATCCATTTTATTCTACTTCAAATATGTAGTTGGTGATCAGGTCGTTAATGTTTTTGGAAATACCTATGAATGGTCATCTGCAAATTTATCTTCAGCATATATGTCTATTTGGTTAGCCACTAATATCGTTGGTGTTGTTTTAGCTAAACCACTTTCATCTCGTTTTGGAAAGAAAAATACTTTTATTCTTTCAGCATTGACCTCTGCCATATTCAGTTTTATTTTCTTTTTTGTTGACTCGAATCAGATATTCACTATTTATGGACTAAATATTCTTCTTGGGATAAGTTCAGGGATTGTATTGCCCCTTGGATGGTCTATGTATGCTGATATTGCAGATTATTCTGAATGGAAGACCGGAAGACGAGCTACCGGCCTGGTGTTTTCATCAGGGTCTATGTCTCAAAAATTTGGTTGGACAATCGGAGGAGCACTATCTGGCTGGATGCTTAGCGCCTTTGGTTTTGAACCCAATGTTGAACAGACAGAAACGGCTATCCTGGGTATTCGACTTATGATAAGTGTGATTGCTGGCCTGGGAGCGTTAATGGCATTTCTTTTTATTCGCTCATATAAGCTGGATGAGTCTACCATGTCAAAAGTAAAACAGGATTTAGTCGAAGAGAAAGAAAAGGATTTTGTAGCAGCATAGACTTGAAATGATTGATTTATATGATAGAAGACTTAAAACCTTTCGAGTTTAAGAATGAACTCATCAATATATTAGATTATTGGTCCTTTAATATGGTTGACAAAAGCCATGGAGGTTTTTATGGTAGAATCGATGGGGAAAACCAACTACAAAATAAAGCTGATAAAAGTGTAATATTAAATTCACGAATTTTATGGACATTTTCAGCTGGCTTTAACTTAATTCCTGACGGAAAATATAGAAAATTAGCGGATAGAGCCTTTCATTATATTCTTGATCACTTCATAGACCGGGATTTTGGAGGAGTTTACTGGCTTTTGGATTTTAATGGTAATCCTGTAGAATCAAAGAAGCAAATATATGCTCAGGCTTTTGCCATTTATGGATTGACTGAATATTACAAAATCACTCAGGAAGAAAAAGCATTAAGTACTTCTATAGATATTTACAATCTAATCGAAAAGCAAGCTTTTGATTCTAGCTTCAATGGATATTTGGAAGCATTAGATAGGAAATGGAATCCTATGGAAGATGTAAGATTAAGTGAAAAAGACCTCAATGCTCAAAAAACTATGAATACTCATCTTCATATTCTCGAAGCTTATACAAATTTATATCGGGTATGGAAGGATGAGGACTTAAAATATA encodes the following:
- a CDS encoding AGE family epimerase/isomerase; the encoded protein is MIEDLKPFEFKNELINILDYWSFNMVDKSHGGFYGRIDGENQLQNKADKSVILNSRILWTFSAGFNLIPDGKYRKLADRAFHYILDHFIDRDFGGVYWLLDFNGNPVESKKQIYAQAFAIYGLTEYYKITQEEKALSTSIDIYNLIEKQAFDSSFNGYLEALDRKWNPMEDVRLSEKDLNAQKTMNTHLHILEAYTNLYRVWKDEDLKYKLKGLIDLMINLFVSSDYHFNLFYDKNWKLLSDEFSFGHDIEGSWLLFEAAEIIGEEEVIKKVHKIAIDMVNASLDGMDDDGGLMNEGDENGITDSDKHWWPQAEALVGLINAWQLSGNKKYLEQVSKSWVFIKNNLIDRENGEWFWKISKEGIIDKREDKAGPWKCPYHNGRAMIECYMRLNN
- a CDS encoding MFS transporter — its product is MQSLDKKHIIGKLPVSEKVAYGLGDFASSMFWKLFSMYMLFFYTDVFGISAAAVGTMFLVTRIWDAANDPIMGVISDRTTTRWGKFRPYLLWVAVPFGLIGVLTFTTPELNESGKLVYAYVTYTLMMMVYTAINVPYGSLMGVMSNDGDQRTSLASWRFIGAFSGGLFVTATANSLIEYFSKGSSEADGFHVTITIYAIVAVVLFILVFLGTRERVIPEQEKSGTLKDDVKDLWKNKPWFIMLGANISTLIFISMRDGSILFYFKYVVGDQVVNVFGNTYEWSSANLSSAYMSIWLATNIVGVVLAKPLSSRFGKKNTFILSALTSAIFSFIFFFVDSNQIFTIYGLNILLGISSGIVLPLGWSMYADIADYSEWKTGRRATGLVFSSGSMSQKFGWTIGGALSGWMLSAFGFEPNVEQTETAILGIRLMISVIAGLGALMAFLFIRSYKLDESTMSKVKQDLVEEKEKDFVAA